The Corvus moneduloides isolate bCorMon1 chromosome 4, bCorMon1.pri, whole genome shotgun sequence genomic interval CACAGGACAGTTGCCCACTACCCGCTGACCTCAGCCCATCCCCAAGCAGTgatcagctgctcccagccaacCCACGCTCCTCCCCTCCCAGTTTCTGTGCTGGCCATGACATTCTGTgttatggaatatccctttggctaGTTCAGATCAGTGTCCTGGTCATGCTCCTTCTCAGCTCCTTGTGtcctgctcactggcagagcatgagacactgaGAAGTCCTTGATTGCagtgagccctgctcagcaccaaGTAAAACATCCTTGTGTTATCAACATTCTTCTCACCCTGAATCCAAACCACAccactgtaccagctactagggAGAAAATTAAACCCTATCCCAGCTAAAACCAGGACAACAGGCTGGACAAAGTCTAAAATGCAGAAGAGATGACAGGACAGCTGAGGTTGCGTAAGAAACCTGTGAAATAGTTACAAAAACGTGAACTTGAAACTAACTGATGTTCCCACATGGAGCAGGCAGaatgctgcagtgaaaaagaCTGCAGTTTAACTGGAATGTCCAGAGAGAGAGGTGGGACTgaccagagagagacagaataaaaatgCCTACCTAGTAATGAGGAGCAGaggactgcactggaaaagatagcacaaaaggaagcaaaaagacCCATACCCACAAGGTCACATACTGGAATACAGCTAAAATTGACAAGCTTTGCTATTTCTTCAATGGCAAAAGCAGATGAAACTTGGAAGCAGTTCTCCTCTGATGGTTTTCCAGAGAAACTGAAAGTTCACTTCCAGTAGTAAAAGTTCATTACCTCCAAAGACCTAGAAGTGGCAGTGTGTTGCTATTTGGGAGAGACGAGGGTAGACAACCTGGTGTGTCACGACCTTCCTAGAAAGAGTGTCCTGCAAGGAACAACTCTTCCAGGAGTGGTCTCtggcttccctgggcagcaagTGATTTCACCAAGTGTAGTGATTTCTCAGCTAcaagtgatttcagctcttgtgattcagctcGTTGTGAAATTACCCAAGGCGAACTTGGgaacagagagacaggagcctcgTATAGCAGTTCCACAGAGGTGGCttttattgtccagcagcccctgtgaaggggaggccagggacaaGAACTCCCTGTTGAGGGGCAGAAACAGGGCgcttttatgggaaaggcaggggtTGGGGTAGAAACCAGCTAGCCAACTGGGTACAGGCTATTACCATAGAGAAACAAGGCctgctgggggtggttcactttCTCGCCATGACCGGGAGGAaggttgcttatctctggggaAGGTTGTCTTGCCCTCAAGCCTCTCTGctccaagggagtgcagagggctctcatgccaagggctcccagccctccacagCAGTGCTTTATTTGCATGTTAATCAGACTTTGTCTTTTAGAAACATGTAAGAAACTATACCATGAAATAATATTGTTGCAAAGACAGTGGTCAGAACTGGGTAATGAAAAGGCTGCAGAGATAGATATTTTGTGATCAAGTACAGTCTGTCTTTGCATCTTCCATCAGTCACATTGGAATATTTTGGGTAAATCACAGAGGTTTCATAGGTGACTCCAGAGTAATGAGTGGATTGAAGTATTGGGCTCTTGATTGCCATTGTAAATGCTAAAAGTTGttgaaaataaacctgaaatTCCTGtgtaattatttaaagaaaacaagacgCTGTGAATGTCTAATAAGTAGTCAAACACGTCCACAGCTCTGAACAACTTCCATGTATCCACATCCTAGACCCAGTTTATTTTCATACCAAACATCTGAGTCTTTTAAGAACAGTAGCAGTGTGTGTCATAAGGAAGCCGTTAATTTTGTTTGCATAGCTGACACACTAATGCATGGAATGACATGCTGAACtggggaaaaataaactgaGGATATCAGGAATAGTAAGTGGGGATAGGATTAGTGTGGAGAAGATGTATGTAACTGGttgtctctcttcttttctctgcccAGTCTGAAAGTGGAGGAGCTTTTAAAGGGTTTAAAGGCTTTATATTGCCTTCTGGAAAAGGCGGAGGTGGCTTCAGTGGATTCGGGAATGGTGCAGGAATAAAGCCTTTAGAAGGGCTATCTAATGGAAGCAGTAGTGTCTCTGGTACTCCTCCTTTCAGCAGTTTGAAGGGTGCCTCCGAAACACAATCAGCATTTGGTAAGTTTTAAATAAGCATACATATTTATCAACCTTCATGACCTTTAGTCATAAAATCTGTAGGGTTATTTtagtagggaaaaaaacacatttagaCCATCCTGTAGTTGTGTTTTAAGGTTTTGAGACTTTAGACCTCTTTGTAAGATTTCTTAAGAAGATTTTACAGTGCTGGAGGGACAAGTTTTCAAATGCATGCAGTTTAAAGAGGTGGCAGCTAAATTCATATTGCTAATACTGGAGGTAAAAGTTTTGTAGGCACAGATGGAAACGGAAGGCGCTGGCATAAGGCAATCTGCAAAAGGTGTAAAGCATCTGGTAACATGTTCCAGTTAAATAGTTGTCCCAGTTCTttgaatttcagtaaaaaatacaTGCTGCATAGCTAAAGtcttcatcttttttccttgtaCATCTGATGTTGCAGACAGTCTTACTAGAATCTTATCTGTTACAGTTATACCTACATTTTATGCATTTGAAATACTTTGGCAAGTTGAGCTCTCATGCTTTGGAATTCCCTGAGAAATATTAGTTCTGTCCCTTTGTgttggagatgcagagatgttAACCCTGCCACCACAGAATTTTGGAGTCACCATGCTGTAGAATAGAAATGGTGGAGTTTGAAGTTTAGAGTAACTGAGATTTCAGTGAGCTTGAATAAATTAAGGGAAACTTAATTTATGTTAAGAAATATATTCAATGAGACTTTTTCCAGTTTGCTTCTTAGGTTTTTTTATATGGAAGTGCTCAAAAGCATGTAAAATCATGGGCTAGTGCACTCAGGGTGGTTTAAAGCCCAAATGGAAAGAGATAAGTTGAGTATTTTGATTTAATAAGTGTTATAACTTGCTAAAGTTGTAAGATTTTTGTAAGATTTTGAAGGTTTTGGCAATAtataaaacatgtatttttttgaTGTTCTGTACAAGatgtctttggatttttttttttatacaccAGTGTCCTCCATCTACTTTGTCTATCCCTAACTTACTCGTCTAAGCTTAAAACTTGGGTCTGCTCACTGGCATGGCAGTACCTGGGGCACAGTGTGGTGACCCAAAAGAAGAAGCTCAGCTGAGTAAGGATAAGTGATTTGATTAAGAAATATTGAGCATGTAAGTTAGACTTTTAAGAGAGCTGtgctttctggggaaaaaagaaggttcTAAGCCACATTTCTTACTAGGTCAGCAAAGCATCTGTATTGTTTTgttgtgttattttttaaaatcagagcTTATTAACCAAACGTATTAAGTTGGATATCAGGAGAAAGTTCTTTCCCCAAAGGGTGCTCAGGCTCTGAACAGCCTCCCCtgggaatggtcacagccccaaggctgccagagctctgggatcgtttggacaacactctcaggcagagggtgggattgttggggtgtgtgtgcagggccaggagctgcactcGATGATCcgtgtgggtcccttccagctcaggatattctgtaattctgtgatttttcttgtAACAGGATCCCCAATGTCAAATggtcccactgctgctgtgtttgctgagAAAAAGGCCGTGAGCCCAAGAGCCAATGGtggcagccagccctgctcatcTGGCAGCGCCTTGAGTGCGGCACATGGCTCCGGCACCTACCACAAACAGCTGGCTGCTCTCAACTGCTCCGTGTGTGACTGGATAGTGAAGCATGTTAACACCAACCCCCTGTGCGACCTGACCCCCATCTTCAGGGACTACGAGCAGTATTTGGCAAGCATTGAGCAGCAGCATGgaggcagcagtgacagtggCTCTGAGAATGAAAGCAGCAAGACCCCTGGCCCACGGGCTGTTCCTGCGTTTGGGAGTTCAAAGCTCCAGCAAGGCTCCACATTTTTGTTAAACAACAAAACTGAGGATACCTCAGACAAAAAACCTGAATCTGCATCAGAAAAAAGAGACCCATCGTTAGGAGCTACGTCAACTGTCTCGTTTAATTTTGGCAAGAGTGTTGACAGTTCTGTTTTGGGTTCCCTTGGTTCAGGAACACTTAGTAGTTTCTCATTGTCTCCTGGGAATTCAGGTTTGTTTGGAAAAGACGCAAACCAGGCTAAGTCTGTCACTGCAGCATCCACCAGTTTATTGGAAGCTCAGACAGACAGTGGCAATAGTGATGACAAAGGTAAATTCTATGTATTTCTATTGTAGTTATTTTAATGGTCAGCTGTGAGTGTATGTGACTTAAGAATACTATAAAAATGCAATATTGCATTGATCACGATCATGGCCTGGTGTAGTGTCAGAGGAAGTTTGGGTTGgttatcagggaaaggttcttcccctAGAGTgtgctggggcactgaacaggaTCCCCTGGGAatggccccaaggctgccagagctccaggaacgtttggacaacgctctcagacacagggtgggattgttggggtgtctgtgtaggatcaggagctggactcaatgatcctggtgggtcccttccagctcaggaaattCTATATTCTGTGATCATCATTATTCTTGAATTTGAAAGTGCAGAATTATACTCCTAACTGGAGATCCCAGCCTTATGTAAGCAACACCAAAAGTATGTGCTTTTCAAGACTTACATATTTCTGTCAGATTTATACATTCTGTAatgtaatatataatataatcCTTTTTCTGAGGACAGGATTTGAACTGATGAAATTTAAAGCAGCTGGTGTGTTCATCTTTGAGCCGGCTGGACTTCTCAATCCTACTGCTTTTCCTAGTAGGTTTATCAAGAGATCCCTGCAGTAAAAAGCAtgagaaacagaagaatttaGTCCATTTGACTGAATAGATTGTAAAGCACACAAAGTTACATAGTACCTGGCAGCTTTACTCTGCTCTTTACCTGTGCTGGTTACAGTAGGCTGATAGAAATCCCAGTAGCTGAGGGGCTGGAAAGGCATAATCTGCCACTCTCTCTTGTCTGTCATTCTGCAACTTAATTCCCTTCCCCTAAAGTAAACTTGGCTCTTGGAAGTATTTATTGTGCTTTACTTGAACCCATTTGTGGAGCATATTTGAAATGTGAAAACTGTTTCTGTTCAAACAGGAGGTTTTGACTTACTAAGCTTTATATTTTTGGGGCTTGATTGTTTGGTATGGATTGGGTATTTTCATCGCATATAAACTGAAGGTGAGGATGAAGTTGCTTTAAGAGCTGAATGAAAAGCAagtaacactttttttctgtagctgaagctgctgcagagtTCATGTGGACTGAAAGGTGTTCTGGCTGTCACTGACTGGCCACATGTGTCCGTGTCAACCATGGTGGGCATAAGGGACTTCTAATACAGTACCAAAATCTGTGCTCACAACATTAAcatattaaaactttttctgtaaaggaggggaagaggaggaagaagagccACCAAAAGTCATtgttaatgaaataaaagaagatgATGCTTTCTACTCAAAGAAGTAGGTGACTTTaacttggaaaataaaattaatacctGCATATTGCTATTCTTCACCACTGCAGTGCATAATTAATGATACGTTTGTGACTTCCTAATTAATAAACTTGTTAGGAGTCCACACAGAATATGAACTCCTAAAAAACCTTAATTATAGGCAGGGATGTGTAAGATCTTACTAAAATTCTTCTGTATCTTGTACACAACTCTAATAGTTTGTGTTGTACATGTGATCAGCTTTTTTACAACTGAAGATGTTTCTGCCTGCATCAGGTTTTGTACAGTTAAATTGCAGGGCCTGTACCACAAAAATCATGTACTGTACTGCTGGAAAATCCATCAGATAGATATGCATAGCCTAAAATAAGACTCTTCCGTTGGAAAATgctgattattattattattatataaagCAGTGAACAAGTTGCGCTTTTAAGCTCAAAATGAAACTAGCTCTACTAGAAGCAGTTTTTCTAATCATGTTCAGTAGTCCAAGTAATTGCATGTCTGCTTGACACTCAGCACAGAACTTGTCCTGCTACAAAAAGCCATTAGCTTTATCTGAAAGAAAGTGTGTGCTACTTTATTAAAATGGCATTAGGTTAGAGCTTCAGTTAGAGCTTcacttaaaaaatgtttataaattgTACATTAAAGTCCTATTACAACTTCAGAATGATACAGCAAATTCTTCTGGCTTTCTAAttagtgttttttaaaagtagccTACATTTATTGCTCCTCACAGACCCTGAGTACAGGTTGCTGTGCCTTTTACTTTTCCCTGAAAGTAATGCATTTATCATTTCaatactgaaagaaataattcactTTCTCTTTGAACTGCCAGTGCTGTCCATTAGCACATGAAACAAGGTCAAGAATAATAAAGATTTATGTTACTCACAGCATGTTAACTCCTGATTATTGTTACTGTGAGTCAGATGGATACCTGTATTTGGAAGATATCTTTGTATTTCATCTCTACATGGCTGCACAAACAAGGattttggatttgttttattttttctccacaggTGCAAACTGTTCTACAAAAAGGATaatgaatttaaagaaaaaggcGTAGGAACATTACACTTAAAACCagcaggaaatggaaaaactCAACTCTTAGTACGAGCCGACACCAATTTAGGTAAGTACATTTCTCCCAGTAACAAGTCTTGATGTCAAAATTCCTTGCTAAGCATTaggatttttctgtcttttttacACAGCATTAACAGACACAATTAGTGAAAACctttctaggttttttttcctgaatagtTTAGAATACTGACAAACACTTGGATGCCTCTAGTGAGCATTACAAAAGAGAGCGCATGAAGCAGTGCAAGAAGTAAAGGTTGTGGTGTATGTTTGGGGATACAAAGTACCTGTTTTACCCTGGTTCGTCCAGGTTAACATGTCTGTCTGTATCAGAACATTTTGCTTTGCATATGAACTGCGTCTGGTGGTCAGAATGAGTAACTTGGCATAAACTAAGCACTGTGACTGGATTCCTCATTTGCTGCTTCTCCCTtgtccccttccctttctcctgtgTGTCCCTACTATCATTTGATATTCAGTTTCctccatttaaaaaagaaggatGCAGTATTTGCAGagattttctcatttctagTGAGGAAAGAAATCTGAGAACAATGGCCATGAACGGATGCTATGGGAAGAAGACCAACATACACGATGTTTCTGAATTGCCTTCCTTCCAAACACCACCCTAAATCTCTAGTTAGTACCTATACTAACACTGTATTGCAGTAAAAGCTAGAAAATGACtaattgtaattttttcccctcctcataTGCAGGAAATATACTGTTGAATGTTCTAATTCCACCTAAGATGCCATGTAcaagaactggaaaaaacaaTGTTCTTATAGTTTGTGTTCCTAATCCACCGATTGATGAGAAGAATCCAGCTGTTCCTGTCACTATGCTAATAAGGGTGAAAACAAGTGAGGATGCAGATGAATTGCACAAAATCTtactggagaaaaaggaggctTAAATAAGTTGCAGTCCATAATTTGAGGAATTATTgccaaactgctgctgctcttttttttccccctaactTCACTTGAACATTTAATTCTTTACTCTGATATTAAAAACTGTTATAGGAATTCTGGAAAAATGATGTGAGGAAAAGCTAAACTAGCTAATAAAAGCTTTAATAGAACTCAAGTGTTGGACTGTGCTCCCTCATTTTCAGTATCTAAATGCAAGACCTCTTCTGGATAAAGCACATGGATGT includes:
- the NUP50 gene encoding nuclear pore complex protein Nup50, encoding MAKRIAEKELTDRNWDQEDEAEEVGTFSVASEEVLKNRAIKKAKRRNIGSESESGGAFKGFKGFILPSGKGGGGFSGFGNGAGIKPLEGLSNGSSSVSGTPPFSSLKGASETQSAFGSPMSNGPTAAVFAEKKAVSPRANGGSQPCSSGSALSAAHGSGTYHKQLAALNCSVCDWIVKHVNTNPLCDLTPIFRDYEQYLASIEQQHGGSSDSGSENESSKTPGPRAVPAFGSSKLQQGSTFLLNNKTEDTSDKKPESASEKRDPSLGATSTVSFNFGKSVDSSVLGSLGSGTLSSFSLSPGNSGLFGKDANQAKSVTAASTSLLEAQTDSGNSDDKGGEEEEEEPPKVIVNEIKEDDAFYSKKCKLFYKKDNEFKEKGVGTLHLKPAGNGKTQLLVRADTNLGNILLNVLIPPKMPCTRTGKNNVLIVCVPNPPIDEKNPAVPVTMLIRVKTSEDADELHKILLEKKEA